One segment of Solanum lycopersicum chromosome 1, SLM_r2.1 DNA contains the following:
- the LOC138341838 gene encoding uncharacterized protein: MGDERVGELHNDEPSEHELTDNDDMYDDDDDNVDNAPNASDEDQNINIKMIREIIKGKHHYTPSYRKAQKDRRKAFRMVYGDFESSFKALPRYMAALQLFNTDTIIEWEHHSTTMQGEKNFKFLFGAFKQIVDGFKSCRPFISIDGTHLYGLYDIKLLIAVGIDANGNIFPLAYALVARESFES; the protein is encoded by the exons atggGTGATGAACGAGTTGGTGAGTTGCACAATGATGAACCTTCAGAGCATGAATTAACAGACAATGATGATATgtatgacgatgatgatgataatgtggatAATGCACCTAATGCATCCGatgaagatcaaa ACATAAATATTAAGATGATCCGTGAAATTATCAAAGGAAAGCATCACTATACTCCTAGTTATAGAAAAGCACAAAAAGATCGAAGAAAAGCATTTCGAATGGTTTATGGTGATTTTGAAAGTTCATTTAAGGCATTACCTCGGTACATGGCTGCACTACAATTATTCAATACAGACACTATTATTGAGTGGGAGCATCATTCTACAACAATGCAAGgtgaaaaaaattttaaatttctttttgggGCTTTTAAACAGATCGTTGATGGTTTCAAAAGTTGTAGGCCGTTCATTTCTATCGACGGCACACATCTTTATGGTTTGTATGATATCAAACTATTAATTGCGGTTGGAATTGATGCGAATGGAAATATTTTTCCACTTGCATATGCTTTAGTTGCACGTGAGAGTTTTGAGTCTTAG